The following proteins are encoded in a genomic region of Saccharopolyspora antimicrobica:
- a CDS encoding cyclase family protein, with the protein MQNPRWVRRPEGSNWGEFGPDDNLGRLNLITPEKVRAGVAEVVEGRSFCLSLPLDLPGGTALNPNRFPPVLRPNLRAGQVNFNFGMDRLQPGRTDVLCDDLAVLHLQYSTQWDSLAHAGAMFDADGDGVPEPVFYNGFRADEHVLGPSGVDDAGTASLHDRSTSTAGPLGIDHMARTAVQGRAVLIDLRAHLGDERTLVGYQQLAEIIAADGIVVEQGDIVCLHTGFAEQVVAMGGDPDPEVLHGSGAVLNGRDPDLLRWITDSGLAALVADNYAVEAFPAPEAPVPSAVLPLHEHCLFKLGVHLGELWRLTPLAEHLRARGRSRFLLTAPPLNLPGAAGSPVTPVATV; encoded by the coding sequence ATGCAGAACCCGCGCTGGGTGCGACGGCCCGAGGGCTCCAACTGGGGCGAGTTCGGTCCCGACGACAACCTCGGCCGGCTCAACCTGATCACCCCGGAGAAGGTGCGCGCCGGTGTCGCCGAGGTCGTCGAAGGCCGCAGCTTCTGCCTGAGCCTGCCGCTGGACCTGCCCGGCGGGACCGCGCTCAACCCCAACCGGTTCCCGCCGGTGCTGCGCCCGAACCTGCGCGCGGGCCAGGTCAACTTCAACTTCGGCATGGACCGGCTGCAGCCCGGCCGCACCGACGTGCTCTGCGACGACCTGGCCGTCCTGCACCTGCAGTACTCGACGCAGTGGGACTCCCTGGCCCACGCCGGAGCGATGTTCGACGCCGACGGCGACGGAGTGCCGGAACCGGTGTTCTACAACGGGTTCCGCGCCGACGAGCACGTGCTCGGACCGTCCGGAGTGGACGACGCGGGAACGGCGTCGCTGCACGACCGCAGCACCTCCACCGCAGGTCCGCTCGGGATCGACCACATGGCCCGCACCGCGGTGCAGGGCCGCGCGGTGCTGATCGACCTGCGCGCCCACCTCGGCGACGAGCGCACCCTGGTCGGCTACCAGCAGCTCGCCGAGATCATCGCCGCCGACGGGATCGTCGTGGAGCAGGGCGACATCGTCTGCCTGCACACCGGTTTCGCCGAGCAGGTCGTGGCGATGGGCGGTGACCCGGATCCCGAGGTACTGCACGGCTCCGGCGCCGTCCTCAACGGGCGCGACCCGGATCTGCTGCGCTGGATCACCGACTCGGGCCTGGCCGCGCTGGTCGCCGACAACTACGCGGTGGAGGCGTTCCCGGCCCCGGAGGCGCCGGTGCCCAGCGCGGTTCTGCCGCTGCACGAGCACTGCCTGTTCAAGCTCGGAGTGCACCTCGGTGAGCTGTGGCGGCTCACCCCGCTCGCCGAACACCTGCGAGCCCGCGGCCGCAGCCGGTTCCTGCTCACCGCTCCGCCGCTGAACCTGCCCGGAGCGGCCGGCTCGCCGGTCACCCCGGTCGCCACCGTCTAG
- a CDS encoding class I SAM-dependent methyltransferase, whose protein sequence is MIDAVGRDAQYERFADEFAEHAENGFHNAHYDRPACLELLGDVAGKRVLDVACGPGLYAAELVARGAQVVGCDISPRMVELAAQRAPSGEFRVHDLGEPLDWLPDSSVDLVLFALALEYLDDRPAALRELRRVLRPGGALVLSRSHPTGDWLRHGGNYFESRVIEEIWSRGWRVRYWATPLEATCEELFEAGFLIERLREPRPTEAAAAISPERYERLHREPTGFLAIRARPSS, encoded by the coding sequence ATGATCGATGCCGTGGGGCGGGACGCCCAGTACGAGCGCTTCGCCGATGAGTTCGCCGAGCACGCGGAGAACGGCTTCCACAACGCCCACTACGACCGGCCCGCTTGTCTGGAGCTGCTCGGTGACGTCGCGGGGAAGCGGGTTCTCGACGTCGCCTGCGGACCCGGCCTCTACGCCGCCGAGCTCGTCGCGCGCGGGGCGCAGGTGGTCGGCTGCGACATCAGTCCGCGGATGGTCGAGCTCGCCGCGCAGCGCGCGCCGTCGGGGGAATTCCGGGTGCACGATCTGGGCGAACCGCTGGACTGGTTGCCGGATTCCTCGGTCGATCTGGTGCTGTTCGCGCTCGCCTTGGAGTACCTGGACGACCGGCCGGCCGCGCTCCGGGAGCTGCGACGGGTGCTGCGGCCGGGCGGTGCGCTGGTGCTCTCGCGGTCGCACCCGACCGGGGACTGGCTTCGGCACGGCGGCAACTACTTCGAATCGCGCGTCATCGAGGAGATCTGGAGCCGCGGGTGGCGGGTGCGGTACTGGGCCACACCGCTGGAGGCGACCTGCGAGGAGCTGTTCGAAGCCGGGTTCCTCATCGAGCGCCTGCGGGAACCGCGACCGACCGAGGCCGCCGCGGCGATCTCCCCGGAGCGCTACGAACGGCTGCACCGCGAACCCACCGGCTTCCTGGCGATCCGCGCCCGCCCGTCCTCGTGA
- a CDS encoding CoA-transferase subunit beta, with amino-acid sequence MNTGANTAAVTSSELLAAVASRELAGKNTVFAGIGLPTLAVSLAQLTVAPDVEIVYESGVCGAHPSHLPETIADSVLITGSEAVLSMPALFGYVLQGGRIDVGFLGAAQIDRWGNLNSSVIGDWHAPKVRLPGSGGAMEVMANSREVFVVMRRHDPRSLPAELDFCTSPGPDRALRDGIRPRGAGVTRVITDLGILARDGVGEELRLVATHPGVTVEQVRAATGWDLAVADELATVEPPTEAELRLLRAEVDPERVYLR; translated from the coding sequence TTGAACACCGGAGCCAACACCGCGGCGGTCACGTCCTCGGAGCTGCTCGCCGCGGTCGCCTCGCGCGAGCTGGCCGGGAAGAACACCGTGTTCGCCGGGATCGGGCTGCCCACCCTGGCGGTGTCGCTGGCGCAGCTGACCGTCGCGCCCGACGTCGAGATCGTCTACGAGTCGGGGGTGTGCGGCGCGCACCCCTCGCACCTGCCGGAGACCATCGCGGACTCGGTGCTGATCACCGGGTCCGAGGCGGTGCTGTCGATGCCGGCGCTGTTCGGCTACGTGCTGCAGGGCGGCCGCATCGACGTCGGTTTCCTCGGTGCCGCGCAGATCGACCGGTGGGGCAACCTGAACTCCTCGGTGATCGGCGACTGGCACGCGCCGAAGGTGCGACTGCCCGGTTCGGGCGGCGCGATGGAGGTGATGGCCAACTCCCGCGAGGTGTTCGTGGTGATGCGCCGCCACGACCCGCGATCGCTGCCCGCCGAACTCGACTTCTGCACCTCGCCGGGCCCGGACCGGGCGCTGCGGGACGGGATCCGGCCGCGCGGAGCGGGCGTCACGCGGGTGATCACCGATCTCGGCATCCTGGCCCGCGACGGCGTCGGCGAGGAGCTGCGCCTGGTCGCCACGCACCCGGGCGTCACGGTCGAGCAGGTCCGCGCGGCCACCGGCTGGGACCTCGCGGTGGCCGACGAGCTGGCCACCGTCGAGCCGCCCACCGAAGCCGAACTCCGGCTGCTGCGCGCGGAGGTCGACCCGGAGCGGGTCTACCTCCGCTGA
- a CDS encoding LysR family transcriptional regulator: MELRYLTAFVAVAEELHFGRAAKRLQMAQPPLSQQIRQLERELGVQLFERNTRSVRLTSAGESFLEPARAVLDDVDTAVRAAKAAGRGEYGRVTVGFAGASSHESLPLLTRAVRAAHPGLDLVMRGQTYANVALAKVADGSLDLGFVRLPVNQPGVRTRVIEVEELICALPTDHPLAQQERIAIEQLADEPFVSFPANAGSTLRDALVKACVSGGFNPRVVQEAPDSYTILALVAAGVGVTLTLTSCQHIQQTGLIYRPLAGEPTRMHAALAWRTDNASAALRTVLEIAEEALPTPAAL, translated from the coding sequence GTGGAGCTTCGCTACCTGACCGCGTTCGTCGCCGTCGCCGAGGAACTGCACTTCGGCCGGGCGGCCAAGCGGTTGCAGATGGCGCAGCCGCCGCTGAGCCAGCAGATCCGGCAGCTGGAGCGCGAGCTCGGCGTCCAGCTCTTCGAGCGCAACACCAGATCGGTGCGGCTGACCAGCGCGGGGGAGTCGTTCCTGGAGCCGGCCCGCGCGGTCCTCGACGACGTCGACACCGCGGTGCGCGCGGCCAAAGCCGCCGGTCGCGGCGAGTACGGGCGGGTCACCGTCGGCTTCGCCGGTGCCTCCAGCCACGAATCGCTGCCGCTGCTGACCCGCGCGGTGCGCGCCGCGCATCCCGGCCTGGACCTGGTGATGCGCGGGCAGACCTACGCCAACGTCGCGCTGGCCAAGGTCGCCGACGGCTCGCTGGACCTGGGTTTCGTCCGGCTCCCGGTCAACCAGCCCGGCGTGCGGACCCGGGTGATCGAGGTCGAGGAGCTGATCTGCGCGCTGCCCACCGACCACCCGCTGGCCCAGCAGGAGCGCATCGCGATCGAGCAGCTGGCCGACGAGCCGTTCGTCAGCTTCCCGGCCAACGCCGGATCCACCTTGCGCGACGCGCTGGTCAAGGCGTGCGTGTCGGGCGGCTTCAACCCGAGGGTCGTGCAGGAGGCGCCGGATTCCTACACGATCCTCGCGCTGGTGGCCGCGGGCGTCGGCGTCACGCTGACCCTGACCTCCTGCCAGCACATCCAGCAGACCGGCCTGATCTACCGGCCGCTGGCGGGCGAGCCGACCCGGATGCACGCGGCGCTGGCCTGGCGCACCGACAACGCCTCGGCGGCCCTGCGCACGGTCCTGGAGATCGCCGAGGAAGCGCTGCCCACCCCGGCCGCGCTCTGA
- a CDS encoding short-chain fatty acid transporter, with protein sequence MSKIANFFTELMRRYLPDPFVFAIGLTFLTLLLALTVEGKGFIEITEAWGDGFWNLLSFTTQMAVILAMGYVLASAPVTDRVLNAVVSRVHSPRTAVAVATLIGSVGSYLNWGFGLVIGGIVAKKLALKVPGVHYPLIIAAAYSGFTMYGLGLSATIPLTISTSGHALESKMGVIALAETIFSLPMLLTALAVLLTLPVLNAMLHPKPGQPVTEIDPALHVESKGKPLEIEDFGAVTVASRLNNSRVLSLLIGALGMVYVVVYFIHGGAADLDLVNFFILFLGILLLGTPAAYVAKLGEGIKTISGIILQYPFYAGIMAIMAASGLVGTISQVFVDISTPETLGFWGLISSFVINFFAPSGGGHWVIQGPFMVDAANAIGAPMPDVAMSVMLGNAWNDLVQPFWILPALALSRLRLKDVMGYTVIMMFWVGLIYIAAILLWGFLG encoded by the coding sequence ATGTCCAAGATCGCCAACTTCTTCACCGAGCTGATGCGCCGGTACCTGCCCGATCCGTTCGTCTTCGCGATCGGGCTGACCTTCCTGACCCTGCTGCTGGCGCTGACGGTGGAGGGCAAGGGCTTCATCGAGATCACCGAGGCCTGGGGCGACGGCTTCTGGAACCTGCTGTCGTTCACCACGCAGATGGCCGTCATCCTGGCGATGGGCTACGTGCTGGCCAGCGCCCCGGTCACCGACCGGGTGCTCAACGCGGTGGTCAGCCGGGTGCACTCGCCGCGCACCGCAGTGGCGGTGGCGACCCTGATCGGCTCTGTCGGCTCCTACCTGAACTGGGGCTTCGGCCTGGTCATCGGCGGGATCGTGGCGAAGAAGCTGGCGCTGAAGGTGCCCGGCGTGCACTACCCGCTGATCATCGCCGCGGCCTACAGCGGCTTCACCATGTACGGCCTCGGACTCTCGGCGACGATCCCGCTGACCATCTCCACCAGCGGGCACGCCCTGGAGAGCAAGATGGGCGTCATCGCGCTGGCCGAGACCATCTTCTCGCTGCCGATGCTGCTGACCGCGCTCGCGGTGCTGCTCACCCTGCCCGTCCTCAACGCGATGCTGCACCCCAAGCCGGGCCAGCCGGTCACGGAGATCGACCCCGCGCTGCACGTCGAGAGCAAGGGCAAGCCGTTGGAGATCGAGGACTTCGGCGCGGTCACGGTGGCCTCGCGGCTGAACAACAGCCGGGTCCTGAGCCTGCTGATCGGCGCGCTCGGCATGGTCTACGTCGTCGTGTACTTCATCCACGGCGGAGCCGCCGACCTGGACCTGGTGAACTTCTTCATCCTGTTCCTGGGCATCCTGCTGCTGGGCACCCCGGCGGCCTACGTCGCCAAGCTCGGCGAGGGCATCAAGACGATCTCCGGCATCATCCTCCAGTACCCGTTCTACGCGGGCATCATGGCGATCATGGCCGCCTCCGGCCTGGTCGGCACGATCTCGCAGGTGTTCGTGGACATCTCCACCCCGGAGACGCTGGGCTTCTGGGGCCTGATCAGCTCCTTCGTGATCAACTTCTTCGCACCGTCGGGCGGCGGGCACTGGGTGATCCAGGGGCCGTTCATGGTCGACGCGGCCAACGCGATCGGCGCCCCGATGCCGGACGTGGCGATGTCGGTGATGCTCGGCAACGCCTGGAACGACCTGGTGCAGCCGTTCTGGATCCTGCCCGCGCTGGCCCTGTCCCGGCTGCGCCTCAAGGACGTCATGGGCTACACGGTGATCATGATGTTCTGGGTCGGCCTGATCTACATCGCGGCGATCCTGCTGTGGGGATTCCTCGGCTGA
- a CDS encoding CoA transferase subunit A: protein MHNPVAEPVRRPDKTTTMREAIAAHVTDGATVALEGFTHLIPTAAGHEIIRQGRRDLTVARMTADIVTDQLIAGGCVRKLVSSFVGNSTAGSLGELRRRIETGQPEPLEYEEYSHYGMICRYLAGAQRLPFYPLRSYAGSDVPSVNPGIRKVTSPYPGPDGEPEQIYVVPPLNPDVTIIHAQRADRAGNTQIWGLTGIQAEAAYAARKVIVVVEEVVADEVIRSDPNRTVVPAHAVDAVVECPRGAHPAFAQGYYDRDGDFYRGWSHISKDPERLQRWLDEWVRGTADHAEYLAKLGTEAQQRLSVGEAWSEPVNYGRRQ, encoded by the coding sequence ATGCACAACCCGGTCGCCGAGCCGGTCCGCAGGCCGGACAAGACCACGACGATGCGGGAGGCCATCGCCGCCCACGTCACCGACGGGGCGACCGTGGCGCTGGAGGGCTTCACGCACCTGATCCCGACCGCCGCCGGGCACGAGATCATCCGGCAGGGCCGCCGGGACCTCACGGTGGCGCGGATGACCGCCGACATCGTCACCGACCAGCTGATCGCCGGTGGCTGCGTGCGCAAGCTGGTGTCGTCGTTCGTGGGCAACTCCACCGCCGGTTCGCTCGGCGAGCTGCGCCGCCGCATCGAGACCGGGCAGCCCGAGCCGCTGGAGTACGAGGAGTACAGCCACTACGGGATGATCTGCCGCTACCTGGCCGGTGCCCAGCGGCTGCCGTTCTACCCGCTGCGCTCCTACGCGGGCAGCGACGTGCCGTCGGTCAACCCGGGCATCCGCAAGGTCACCTCGCCCTACCCGGGCCCGGACGGCGAGCCGGAGCAGATCTACGTGGTGCCGCCGCTGAACCCGGACGTCACGATCATCCACGCGCAGCGCGCCGACCGGGCGGGCAACACCCAGATCTGGGGCTTGACCGGCATCCAGGCCGAAGCCGCCTACGCCGCGCGGAAGGTGATCGTGGTGGTCGAGGAGGTGGTGGCCGACGAGGTGATCCGCTCCGACCCGAACCGCACCGTCGTGCCCGCGCACGCGGTGGACGCGGTGGTCGAGTGCCCGCGCGGCGCGCACCCGGCCTTCGCGCAGGGCTACTACGACCGCGACGGCGACTTCTACCGCGGCTGGTCGCACATCAGCAAGGATCCCGAGCGGCTGCAGCGGTGGCTCGACGAGTGGGTCCGCGGCACCGCGGACCACGCCGAGTACCTGGCCAAGCTCGGCACCGAGGCCCAGCAGCGGTTGTCGGTCGGCGAGGCGTGGAGCGAGCCGGTCAACTACGGACGTCGGCAGTGA
- a CDS encoding MFS transporter — MGAVNAREQSRTANRAGIGAFIGSTIEWFDFYIYGTASALVFDKVFFPELDGALGTLVAFATFWVGFLARPLGGIIFGHIGDRLGRKKTLVITLLMMGIATTLIGLLPGYAQIGVWAPILLVIIRMVQGIGLGGEWGGSVLIASEHAPKGKSILYGAFAQQGSPVGNTLSTLSFLAISQLPDEAFLGWGWRIPFLASALLVLVGLFIRMRVTESPAMANLIEHKKVAKLPVWEVVRSHPTLLALGIGACTIGLSATYFKSTFALSWATSTLEFDKSSFLTIILVANIVQIFVQPFGAVIATKMRSWSRAVTIMLLPEVVLLPLMFVLISTNDYGLAMFGVAIATIPHCLYYAALAGMLASRFPAHVRYTGISLCYQLCGTILGGTTPIVGQFLLNLSGSITAVIAYAIFQVLLTLGCMLLLLRRPNHDDRAHAENARAEAVPA; from the coding sequence ATGGGTGCGGTCAACGCGCGCGAGCAGAGCCGGACGGCCAACCGCGCCGGGATCGGGGCCTTCATCGGCTCGACGATCGAGTGGTTCGACTTCTACATCTACGGCACGGCGTCGGCCTTGGTCTTCGACAAGGTCTTCTTCCCGGAGCTCGACGGTGCGCTCGGCACCCTCGTGGCGTTCGCGACGTTCTGGGTCGGGTTCCTGGCCCGCCCGCTCGGCGGCATCATCTTCGGCCACATCGGCGACCGGCTGGGGCGGAAGAAGACGCTGGTCATCACGCTGCTGATGATGGGCATCGCGACCACCCTGATCGGCCTGCTGCCCGGCTACGCCCAGATCGGCGTGTGGGCGCCGATCCTGCTGGTGATCATCCGCATGGTGCAGGGCATCGGCCTGGGCGGCGAGTGGGGCGGCTCGGTGCTGATCGCCTCCGAGCACGCGCCCAAGGGCAAGTCCATCCTCTACGGCGCCTTCGCCCAGCAGGGCTCGCCGGTCGGCAACACCCTGAGCACGCTGAGCTTCCTGGCCATCAGCCAGCTGCCGGACGAGGCGTTCCTGGGCTGGGGCTGGCGCATCCCGTTCCTGGCCTCCGCGCTGCTGGTGCTGGTGGGCCTGTTCATCCGGATGCGGGTCACCGAGTCGCCGGCGATGGCCAACCTGATCGAGCACAAGAAGGTCGCCAAGCTGCCGGTCTGGGAGGTCGTGCGCTCGCACCCGACGCTGCTCGCGCTGGGCATCGGCGCCTGCACGATCGGCCTGTCGGCCACCTACTTCAAGTCGACCTTCGCGCTGTCCTGGGCCACCAGCACCCTCGAGTTCGACAAGAGCTCGTTCCTGACCATCATCCTGGTCGCCAACATCGTGCAGATCTTCGTCCAGCCCTTCGGCGCGGTCATCGCCACCAAGATGCGCAGCTGGTCCCGCGCGGTGACGATCATGCTGCTGCCCGAGGTGGTGCTGCTGCCGCTGATGTTCGTGCTGATCAGCACGAACGACTACGGCCTGGCGATGTTCGGCGTGGCGATCGCGACCATCCCGCACTGCCTGTACTACGCGGCGCTGGCGGGCATGCTGGCCAGCCGGTTCCCCGCGCACGTCCGCTACACCGGCATCTCGCTGTGCTACCAGCTGTGCGGCACGATCCTCGGCGGCACCACGCCGATCGTGGGCCAGTTCCTGCTGAACCTCTCCGGTTCCATCACCGCGGTGATCGCCTACGCGATCTTCCAGGTGCTGCTGACCCTGGGCTGCATGCTGCTGCTCCTGCGTCGCCCCAACCACGACGACCGCGCGCACGCCGAGAACGCGCGCGCCGAGGCCGTCCCGGCCTGA
- a CDS encoding YciI family protein, whose amino-acid sequence MPYFIETFDKPGHQQVRLDNRPAHLAFLEEHKELLLACGAKLADDGETASGGVYLLEVETRAEAEEFIARDPFALAGLFAEVKIMRWRKAYLDGRGYL is encoded by the coding sequence ATGCCTTACTTCATCGAGACCTTCGACAAGCCCGGCCACCAGCAGGTGCGGCTGGACAACCGGCCCGCGCACCTGGCGTTCCTCGAAGAGCACAAGGAACTGCTGCTGGCCTGCGGCGCCAAGCTCGCCGACGACGGAGAAACGGCCTCCGGCGGGGTTTACCTGCTGGAGGTGGAAACCCGCGCCGAGGCCGAGGAGTTCATCGCGCGGGATCCGTTCGCGCTGGCAGGTTTGTTCGCCGAGGTGAAGATCATGCGGTGGCGCAAGGCCTACCTCGACGGCAGGGGATACCTGTGA